A genome region from Cucurbita pepo subsp. pepo cultivar mu-cu-16 chromosome LG02, ASM280686v2, whole genome shotgun sequence includes the following:
- the LOC111787820 gene encoding pentatricopeptide repeat-containing protein At1g71460, chloroplastic: MEISSSFTLSLHLHPFPPNPLAVAFAAANSNSGHRLSRIKTSTQTLTDTPPLRNKVVAKFQNRKRPVFAERDAFPESLPLHTKNPHAIYKDIQRFARQNKLKEALTIMDYLDQRGIPVNATTFSSLITACVRAKSLANAKQVHAHIRINGLENNEFLRTRLVHMYTACGSLEDAQKLFDESSSRSVYPWNALLRGTVMAGRQDYRSILSTYAEMRRLGVELNVYSFANIIKSFAGASALTQGLKAHALLIKNGLVGSSILGTTLIDMYFKCGKIKLARQMFDEITERDIVVWGSMIAGFAHNRLQREALEYTRRMIDDGIRPNSVILTSILPVIGDVGARRLGQEVHAFVIKTKNYSRLIYIQSALIDMYCKCGDIGLGRAVFYGSKERNAICWTALMSGYALNGRLEQAVRSVIWMQQEGFRPDVVTVATILPVCAKLRALEPGKEIHAYALKNYFLPNVSIVSSLMVMYSKCGVMDYSLKLFNAMEQRNVILWTTMIDSYIENQCLYEAIDIFRVMQLSKHRPDTVTMSRILYVCSELKLLKMGKEIHGQVLKRNFESVHFVSSELVKLYGKCGAVKMAKMVFEAVPVKGAMTWTAIIEAYGNNGELQEAIHLFDQMRSSGFTPNHFTFKVVLSVCNEGGFVDDALRIFKLMTVTYKIKASEEHYSFVIAILTRFGRIEEAKRYEQMSSSLS, encoded by the coding sequence ATGGAAATTTCGTCCTCGTTCACTCTGTCCCTTCATCTTCACCCTTTCCCTCCAAATCCTCTCGCCGTCGCCTTCGCCGCCGCTAATTCCAATTCTGGCCACCGACTGTCCCGAATCAAAACCTCGACACAGACACTGACCGATACACCGCCCTTAAGAAACAAAGTAGTTGCCAAATTTCAGAACAGAAAACGCCCAGTTTTTGCTGAGAGAGATGCTTTTCCTGAATCTTTACCACTTCACACCAAGAACCCACATGCCATTTACAAGGATATTCAAAGATTTGCGCGCCAAAATAAGCTCAAAGAGGCACTTACGATTATGGACTATTTGGATCAACGAGGCATCCCAGTTAATGCGActacattttcttctcttattaCTGCTTGCGTTAGAGCCAAATCTTTGGCTAACGCTAAACAGGTTCACGCTCATATTCGGATAAATGGACTTGAAAACAATGAATTTTTGCGTACGAGGCTTGTTCATATGTATACTGCTTGTGGGTCTTTGGAAGATGCACAGAAGCTATTTGATGAAAGTTCTAGCAGAAGTGTTTATCCTTGGAATGCGTTGCTTAGAGGCACTGTAATGGCAGGGCGGCAGGATTACCGTAGCATACTCTCGACATATGCAGAAATGCGAAGATTGGGGGTTGAATTGAACGTTTACTCTTTTGCTAATATCATTAAGAGCTTTGCAGGTGCATCGGCGCTTACCCAGGGGCTTAAGGCCCATGCCCTTTTGATTAAAAATGGATTGGTTGGCAGTTCAATTCTTGGGACAACTTTGATTGATATGTACTTCAAATGTGGTAAGATCAAGCTTGCCCGCCAGATGTTCGATGAAATTACTGAGAGAGATATTGTGGTTTGGGGATCAATGATTGCTGGTTTTGCTCACAATAGACTTCAAAGGGAAGCTTTGGAATATACAAGAAGGATGATAGACGACGGAATTAGACCGAATTCGGTCATACTGACATCGATTCTTCCTGTTATTGGAGACGTCGGGGCTAGGAGATTAGGCCAGGAAGTTCATGCTTTTGTTATAAAGACAAAGAATTATTCAAGGCTGATATATATTCAATCTGCTTTGATTGATATGTATTGCAAATGTGGAGACATTGGTTTGGGCAGAGCGGTTTTTTATGGTTCCAAGGAGAGGAATGCTATCTGTTGGACTGCTTTGATGTCTGGTTATGCTTTAAATGGCAGGCTAGAGCAAGCTGTAAGATCAGTCATTTGGATGCAGCAGGAAGGATTTAGACCAGACGTCGTTACGGTTGCTACAATTCTTCCAGTTTGCGCCAAGTTGAGGGCTCTCGAACCCGGAAAGGAGATTCATGCATACGCTTTGAAGAACTACTTCCTACCAAATGTATCCATTGTTTCATCCTTGATGGTAATGTATTCAAAATGTGGAGTAATGGACTATTCTCTAAAGCTTTTCAACGCCATGGAGCAAAGAAATGTGATCTTATGGACAACAATGATTGATTCCTACATAGAAAATCAGTGTCTGTATGAAGCTATTGATATATTCAGAGTGATGCAGCTATCAAAGCATCGACCAGACACTGTAACCATGTCAAGAATCCTCTATGTATGCAGTGAACTAAAACTGTTGAAGATGGGGAAGGAGATACATGGGCAAGTTTTGAAGAGGAACTTCGAGTCAGTCCATTTCGTTTCGTCCGAACTCGTGAAGCTATATGGGAAATGTGGAGCTGTGAAAATGGCAAAAATGGTGTTTGAAGCAGTCCCTGTAAAGGGGGCAATGACATGGACTGCCATTATTGAAGCTTATGGAAACAATGGAGAGTTACAGGAAGCAATCCATTTGTTTGATCAAATGAGATCCTCTGGTTTCACTCCAAACCATTTCACTTTCAAAGTGGTTTTGTCTGTTTGTAATGAAGGTGGTTTCGTTGATGATGCTCTGCGCATCTTCAAGCTGATGACTGTTACGTATAAGATTAAGGCATCTGAAGAACATTACTCGTTCGTCATTGCGATTCTAACTCGGTTTGGTCGAATTGAGGAGGCCAAAAGGTATGAACAAATGAGTTCTTCATTATCATGA